The genome window GTACATATACTTTGCTTGTAACATCGTCCCTCGCCATATCTAGTCATAACTGTAGAGCATCTGTGCAATGTTTGCGATGACCAACAAACATATGGGAAGCTTTTGTGTGGATGTTGATATTGAGGTCATATTAAATGATGCCTTTTAATGTTGTTGCATAAAATGCAAGAGTTTTAGATTAAGTAAGAAATGTCTTACCTATTATCATACGCACATGGCCTTCATTGAATAAATGTGGGGCTTTGAATTCACGCACAGCGAGATCGCACGAGATGTCAATCAGATTGGCGCAATATTGAACAGGCAGCCATCTTTTCATGACATCACGTGACGATGTCATCAAATCAAAAAGTCCATTATTTGGGACACTCTGTCAACTCCTGATCACTATTTTGACTTCTGCCTGATCAAAGTTTTACTTCGGATTACTTGAAAGATAACTAAGATTATAAGATTGCGTCACATGCAACGCTCTTTATAAAATTAGTCGTACTCTGTATGGTCGGGGTAATTCCATATTCCATTGATTAAGAAATCATCTGATcatgaaatcaacaaaaaatcTATTTGAATATGAACGCATGTTGAGTTATTATCTTATGGAAAGTTTACTACATTGTACTTTGTCAATGATGGTTATTTTGGGTACGAATGCGGcgaacaaaatggccgccatttgtctctggtggccattttgttggCAACTATTTTGAAACCGTGCTAAGTATAAAGATGTGCCAGTAAAAAATGTTACAGTCGAATGCATCTAGTATTGTTCGGCATTAGATGATAAGGCTGGGGTCTCTCTCATCATGGACGATTAAAGAAAGGCCGTATTTCCGGCGTATTTTGTTGATGTGTTGTTGATGTGTATTTGGTGAATAGTGAAGTATCGCATTTTGAGTGTATAAGTACAGCTTATATGTGTATAGATAGATTAAATGATATTGGTATGTATTGTCAATTAAAGGTCAGTGACCTTTATTATATTTTTGTCTGAAGTACCATTGTCTCTGGCTTTACGCTAGAACCTAGCCACTGCATCCAGGCGCAAATGGTTCGCGAACTATCTGCGGCTGAGTGCCCAACATAGGCTATAACAATATGGCCGGATTGTGAAATTATCTGAGAGAAGGTATCTGTGTCATTGCTACATCTCCTGTAAATTCTTTCTCGTTTCTTTCATCAGTGAATCTCATCTACTGTGACTTCAGTCAGGAGCCATTACAACGCGCCATGTCATGAATAAATTATCATAATGtaacaggtgctgccacctagaaGAATTGTCATGCCCCCGATTGTTCCACTTGTATGCAGAAAGTGTCACAATAACTTATAACACACAAAATGGAGCCCAAGAATAGGTATATTGTTTGTAATTGTATGATCATATTGCTGTTGTTAGCAACTTAGAAAAGataagtatacatgtagtttggtcTGAAGTCTGAACTGTCTATTTTAGATGAATTGAAACCTGACGAAAAtctgacagttcagctttaaaccgcCGCTTACGCTGAGAACTGAGACCCACTGCATGGATGTAATTGTCTCAAGTTATCATGGTTAAAAGGAACTACTTATTTTCTAACGAATTCGAACGGTTATGATAAAATCCTGGTCAATGTTGTATGAATATGGATGTATTTGTTGTGATAGACCAAGGCTGTAGAATTGATGGTTagaaaaagcatttaaaatgtgtattttcataatttctttctGTACCTGGCATCTTTTTGTGATTGCATACCTTCTTTTATCATATGATCAAACAACTATCGTTCCAAACCAAAATAACCCTTGATTGAATATGGCACTGAATATCATGAACTAAAATTAATGGCAACCTTGAATATTTCGCTATCTACGATTTATAGAGTTTGAAGAAAATAGAAAGAGACAATAATGACACGTTGATGGTTAATCGGAACTCATCAATTCGGAACTCTCGCCTGAGACAGCGAAAAGAAGGAAGACGGAAATATGTTTTGGCTTATTTGTTTGGAACCAGCTAGCTAAATGCAGCATAATAAAACCTACAAGTGAGGTAAACTTGCAGGTGAACTGGAGCAAGATGTTATATTTTGTTCTTaaaccaaggtcaaggtcacatggagaggtcaaggtcacggtTGTCTGGCGATAGACTTCTTTAGTACGTGGTGCCACATTTTGACAGCGTCTATTGCATAAAATGCATGGTTTTACTCAAAACGGCGAATTGTCTGAATTTTAACAACAACAATGTCTGTCACCTTACTTCTTGGCCAACTTCTCCATTGATCAGGTCAGTACAAACCAAGTGACGTTCACATTTAGTGACGTCACATTACAGCGAAATATTTAAGTGTAACGGTAGATTGTCATACTAACCTTGGTGATCCCGAAAGTTGCATCTTTGGTGAATTTGTTAATAATTGTCTTTCTTCAGCCGCTTTTATGCCGGACCTGTTGTGATGGTTGCATACCTAAAATTAACTTAAACGGTGGCTCGGATTTTGAGAATTCTAAAGTTACTGCAATAACGGTTATGTTCGAGCCAGGCGGTGGCAACACAATAATTTTCCAGTTTGTACAAAATCAGAGGATAATTTACAAAATGTAACGCTGTTGGATGTTGCTCGCCTACTGTTATCTTCTCCTAAATGCACCGGTGGTGTGATAATTGATGTAAATACAGCAATGGACAGTTGTCTCATCCAACCATTTGTCTATGTTCTGTTTGCTCAGAACTCTCGATCGTCACCATTGATCCTCTTGTCCGATAGGCCTCCACCAGCGGCTCGTACAAAGCCGAAGTTGCAGTATTTGGTAAAGAATTGGGAGTTCCATGGGGAACTGCGTATAGTTCTCAATTTACAGCCACTTTGTTAGAGAATTGGATGTTCATAAAGAGCATGCTATTTACTTTATTCACGAGGTGAACATTTTGTGTCAGTCAGATAGCATATGGTCTCCGTAAATACACTATTTATATTTCGTAAAATATCCTTGCTTTCATTATTTTCGTCTTTCGGTTGACTCCACTTTGGTCTGGATTCTGCCGGCTCTGCGCCCAGTAAGTTATCCAAGCGATCGACAACcgaaatatcacgagatctctcAGGGAGGTGGGCTGAGAGCAAAGTCGGCCTTCTTGAATTCCGGCAACGATGATGTCCTGGGCTATTGCGACTGCATAAACCGGAACTATGCTCGTGGCCATTGGTGTTGTTACTGGAGCTACGCACAATGGGGGTATATATAAATGTATGATGAACATGCGCAAGTGACCGAACTCCTCCTGTCATCCCCGCCCGGCCAAAGGTGGATCGTGTCGCCAGTCACAAGACGACCTAACGCCCGATCGACTAGGCTTGGGACAATCCAAAactaatgcccccccccccccccgacgcATACCCCTGATTGAAGACAGTCACTAAGTACTACCCTGGTGGTGACGAAAATCTAGTAATTGCTTCGAGAGCGCTGATATCTTTACTAGTCGATTGGTAAAGGCGAACTTCAGTCTAAAGTGATCCTATCATGCctagtggttgtgactttgtcctcatacgGCCGATTCGGGTTGAATGGAAATTATAATCACACACCACGGAATCTCCATGAAACACCAGGTCCGTGGTATCATAGCGATGTTTTTAAATATGTCTCTGTCACAACAGTGGGCATGTGGTTATGTTTGGGTTAATTAAGTAGACCCTTCATTGAGGAGCAGGGAGTAGGAGGTATCAATTTTGCAGCTCACAAAAAACGCGGCTTTTGTAGAACATTTGCGTGGCGGGATCCACCAGGGCTATCTCTTGGCTACTTGAGGTCGCACTTCTCCACCGCACTGTAACTCGAGAATGCCACCGTGGAGAGCGGCACCATTGTAATGCTGCTCACGAATTAACAAAACAACTCAACCTAAAAAAATCTCGTCTCGATTTTCATGAATGGCAGGCATGAATGGCATCAGAGATGCCGAGTGCAGCCGTACTTATCTTCATATTTACCTTTGGTATGTTTCCAGACAATTTTTTTTCGCTACAACAAAATGCTGCAAAGATTGAGTGTCGGTGAACTCCGCACCGACTCCCGCCTCTGAGATGCTTCGTGCGTCTGTCAATGAAATCATCAGAGGTAAAAAACTGCCGCACTCGGGCGGAGTACGACCGGATTCATTCAAGTTGGTCGACCTTCGAATGCGCcgtaaaaccaaggttccttgtaccgATGCATCAGGGCAAGCAATACGTCGATTTCCGCCTTGTGAAAAGTCATGGACATGGATGCATCGAAATATGGGGCACAACCACAGATGTCTAGACCAGCTCAGCACCCAACGGCGGTTGATTGTCCTTCCACCAGCGGGTTCATGTGGCGAGGACTACCAGGGGCATACGTCTCTTTGTGACGAAGACACGTCCCACCTATCTTTTCCTACACATGAAATACACCAAGAATCAGTCTTGAGCCACAAGACGTTGTGCCCCCTCAAAATAACGCTTTCGGTCTTAGTTTATGTTGCTCTTTCTAATATTACGATGCAACAGCCATTTTAGTGAACGATGTGAAAAACGCTGGCAACGCCATCTTTGGTGAAGAAAAGGTACTGAAATTCATGGTCCTATATTTTATTAAAGTTCATAGCGGATGAAAATAAAGTGAGCAAAACATTCTTTCAATTTTACGgattttaatattttcaaatgagCAAGTTGTGTAAAAGAAGCACCACTGGTACAATCAGACCATTAGGAGAGGCTATAAACAGAACGAGTGCTAAACTGGAGTAAAATACATCTGTCACGATCGTCCGTTTGGCAATGGTGTTACCGGAAAAATGTCACCTCTACAAGTGTCGGAAACATGATACGTAATACAGAAATATGTTTTTCTTCGAGAAGATGGGATCTGCCATCTACATGCATCTGTCACCACTTCCTGATTTAGAGTTAGATACCTTTCGATAAGGTACAGGCTGTTTGGACTTGCCTCGACGAACGATGGGCACGTCTTGTACCGTCACAGTCGCCGGAAGAATTCGCGGTTTCTTTGCACCATTTGAATGATCTGAGATGACACGTTTCACGGCTCCTGTTGGGTGTAACCGGGCGGCGACTACAGCAGGTTTTCTCGGGACGGCCTTCTTTAGCCCTTGGCTGCGCTTTTTCGGGGTGTGTGTGACAGGTCGTCGTGAAACCTTTCTCTGTTTCGTCGCAAGAATCCTTTTCGTGGTCTTAGGCGTTTTTGAGACGGTCTTTTCATGTACGGGCGTCCCAGGTACTTTGGAGGCAGGCCTCGCCTTTACGGGAACCGTAGACGTGGAGACATGAATTGATTTTACGGGCGTCCTAGGGCGAGGCGTTTTGGAGACAGGCTTCTTCTTTACAGGCCCCTCTGGGCTAGGCGATTTGGAGATCAGTCTTGCCTTCACGGGCGTCTTTGGGCCAGGCGTTTTGGAGAGAGGCCTGGGCTTTACCGGTGTCACTAATGgttttaattttgttttgtcCTGGTTTTGTGATTTTCTTGACAAAGTCTGTGATGACTTTGTCCCAGAGGACGAAGGAACAATCTTGGGATGAAGTGCATTTTCTGTCTTCCGTTTTTCTGGTTTCGGACTACAACTATTAGTCGGCATTTTTCTCTTTCTCGCGGAAGTATTGGAAACCTTTCGGGACTGGGCAAGTTTGTTTAAAGCATCACCTCCTTTTGCAACCTTCCTTTTTAGGGATGAAGCACATAGTTTATTCGATTTCAATTTTTGTTTAAAAGGCCCGTTCGATTTCACAGTTTTTGAGGAAGTACCGATTTTTCCTTTCGGTTTGCCTGTTTTATGAGGTGACTTCATTACACGTTGCTGCTTGGCCGATCTTCCTGCAAAACTCGATGGTTCCATATTCCGTTTTGCCCCAGTCTTCGAGACCATCTGATGTTGTGACCGTCTCTCTTGTTCCCGGGGCGTCCCAACGGTGCTTTCAGAACTTGTAGATCCGCCATCTTTGCGTTTAATCAGAGAGGTTGCCTTGTATTTTTGAAGGCTGGTTTCATTTACCTGGCTTAAGGCAACTAAATCATGGGGTCCCCCAGCTTGATACTGATAGGACCCGTGAGGTCTTTGTTGGTCACCAAACACACCATCGGTTCTCTCTGTGGCGCCAATGACTAATGCGCTTGATCTACTTCGGGTTTCTTGACCCCCCGAACCAATTTCGGTACCCTGAGAACCACCCGATCGTGGTAGTCTGCGGATCATGAAACAGCTATCGTCACTGGCAGTCCAGATCTCTACAGGAGCAAGAGTCTTTGGTGGAGATAAGCACTGCCTCAATCTCTCAGTGAAGGGCGAATGGGGGCTGACAGTGGTGACAGGTTGCCTGTCGCTACCTGCGGAGGACCTTGCATCGGATTCCATGTCGGGGTTCCGGAGCGGTGTCATAGGTTGCGGTGGTGTAGTGATGGAGTTTACCTCCATATACTGAGAACCCGACATAGATTGGTGTCCTAACGATAGTTCGAACGAGGCCTCTGATTCAGACTGCCTTCTCTCTGAATTTTGAAGTTCAACTTGAGAAACAGTCTTGGCCGCAGGAAGTGTAACAATGGTAGTGTCTTGTGTCGTCTCCACATCGCTCCCAGTCCGAGTTGAAATGCAGTCTCTCTTTGGCGTTGGAACTGTTGCTTGAACAGTCACAATGATAGTGTCCTCTGATTGTGACTCTGTCTCAGCCAGTGTGATTGGAGTAGCTGCAACAGCTGCGGATGTCTCTGAGGTAGGATCTGTCCTCGTCTCTATCAGAGTCCTAGGGCGGGGGACACAATCCCTGTATTTAGATTTTCTCGGCTTAGACCTATTACGCTTAGCTTCGTGAAAATTCCTCACATGAACAACCAACAAAGAGCGACGGTCGTACTTCCTATTGCATATATCGCAGGCGTATGGAAGATTACCCGTGTGTAAACGCCTGTGGGCGTTCAGGTTACTCACACGAGAGAAACTAGCACCACAGTTTTCGAAATCGCATTTGAAGTCGCGCTTCTGGGTATGGGAGAGTTTGTGGACTTTTAACCCACTTGGGTAGGCGAATGCGGCGCCGCATTCGTCGCAGCGATTCGGAAGAGTGTGCGACTCCAAGACATGTTTCTTCAACTGAAACATCTTTACGAAACCATCATCACAATATTCGCATTGGAAAGGATTGTCGCCATTATGCTCTGCCAGGTGTGCCACCATTGCTTTCCGATTCTTGACATAATCGCCGCACACTTTGCACTTTTTCTCAGGGTTGT of Lineus longissimus chromosome 17, tnLinLong1.2, whole genome shotgun sequence contains these proteins:
- the LOC135501616 gene encoding uncharacterized protein LOC135501616, with the translated sequence MKTNRYAPKKDSNDVPATPPTRRPSRGQEELQRAGSSRLSISRIQQPSFLDQRTQPSNPTGSRGSSAPATQPSSAKGDPRPRRVYPCDHCSKVFTTRQNLLSHHRIRQRVYPFKCDSCDMAFIEYSTLFKHKKIHAKVREKFKCSECEVTYLSKLGLKKHQKKCHPVALDARAQPETTTEDKSKLTPIAKDVHEPAEKITERKCSETGVVQESPLANENVFDTNTSGATDVISVTSDTGVISDVAVETTSVPATLDIVLTASEVSMVTSDPEVPSSSSENIRESPKSQQAKRSPRRSDHVLSETLQFETSPKQNRTNNDKGRDKTATGAMASTSEHSSDVCAKPVEKSKEQSGGKRKVTRLLTETKSRTANKENAQTSLGDHGWGRRYNCKFCPESFPQAVLLKTHVETTHLDSKRYCCWECDRVFANQKALDAHAEKHAARKFECKTCKKTFAQKITLDGHIRCHTREQPFQCDVCDRRFAHYQSRDAHMRFHTREKAYRCQSCDFKTSWRSSMSTHLMLHKGERPHKCKQCAMRFTQKSQLKTHMKGVHNPEKKCKVCGDYVKNRKAMVAHLAEHNGDNPFQCEYCDDGFVKMFQLKKHVLESHTLPNRCDECGAAFAYPSGLKVHKLSHTQKRDFKCDFENCGASFSRVSNLNAHRRLHTGNLPYACDICNRKYDRRSLLVVHVRNFHEAKRNRSKPRKSKYRDCVPRPRTLIETRTDPTSETSAAVAATPITLAETESQSEDTIIVTVQATVPTPKRDCISTRTGSDVETTQDTTIVTLPAAKTVSQVELQNSERRQSESEASFELSLGHQSMSGSQYMEVNSITTPPQPMTPLRNPDMESDARSSAGSDRQPVTTVSPHSPFTERLRQCLSPPKTLAPVEIWTASDDSCFMIRRLPRSGGSQGTEIGSGGQETRSRSSALVIGATERTDGVFGDQQRPHGSYQYQAGGPHDLVALSQVNETSLQKYKATSLIKRKDGGSTSSESTVGTPREQERRSQHQMVSKTGAKRNMEPSSFAGRSAKQQRVMKSPHKTGKPKGKIGTSSKTVKSNGPFKQKLKSNKLCASSLKRKVAKGGDALNKLAQSRKVSNTSARKRKMPTNSCSPKPEKRKTENALHPKIVPSSSGTKSSQTLSRKSQNQDKTKLKPLVTPVKPRPLSKTPGPKTPVKARLISKSPSPEGPVKKKPVSKTPRPRTPVKSIHVSTSTVPVKARPASKVPGTPVHEKTVSKTPKTTKRILATKQRKVSRRPVTHTPKKRSQGLKKAVPRKPAVVAARLHPTGAVKRVISDHSNGAKKPRILPATVTVQDVPIVRRGKSKQPVPYRKVSNSKSGSGDRCM